The Chryseolinea soli nucleotide sequence CGTTTTCAGCTTGCGGGGTAAGCCCTTGAACTGCTACGCACTGACCAAAAAGGTAGTATACGAAAACGAAGAGTTCAACCTCCTCCAACACGCCCTCAACATCGAGGACGGCCTCGAAGGCCTTCGCTACAACAAAGTGATCGTCGCCACCGATGCCGACGTCGACGGCATGCACATTCGCTTGCTGCTGATGACGTTCTTCCTGCAATTCTTCCCCGAATTGGTAAAGGCCGGGCACGTGTTCATCTTGGAAACGCCGCTGTTCCGCGTACGCAATAAGAAGGAAACCATCTACTGCTACAGCGAAGAAGAAAAACAAGCTGCTGTGGCTAAGTTAGGATCAAAACCAGAGATCACCCGCTTCAAAGGTTTGGGCGAGATCTCACCGGATGAGTTTGGAAACTTCATCGGCGAAGACATCCGCCTGCAACCCGTATTGATGGGCAAAGAAGGACACCTCAACCGGATCCTCGAATTCTATATGGGCAAGAACACGCCCGACCGCCAGGGGTTCATCATCGACAACCTGCGGATCGAATTGGATAAGGTCGAGGCCAAGGAAGAGGTTGTTGTCGCGGAAGAAGAAGAAGCTTAAGAGGAATATTGAAAAAAAGATAGTAACGAGAGAAGAAGACATAGATCATGAGCAAAAAAGAAAAACCCAAAGCCGCTCCCTACCGACCCCCCGTGCCCCCACAGGATGGAGAAGGCGGCGGTGAGGTGCACTCGGTCGCCATCGACGGTTTATACGAAAGCTGGTTCCTGGACTACGCCTCCTACGTGATCCTGGAACGCGCTGTTCCCAAGATCGAAGACGGTTTCAAACCCGTGCAGCGCCGCATCATGCACTCGCTGAAGGAAATGGACGACGGCCGGTTCAACAAGGTGGCCAACGTGATCGGGAACACCATGCAGTATCACCCGCACGGTGATGCCGCCATCGGCGAGGCCATCGTCAACATCGGCCAAAAAGATATCCTCATAGAAACCCAGGGCAACTGGGGCGATGTGCGCACCGGCGACGGCGCGGCAGCCCCGCGTTATATTGAAGCCCGGCTTTCCAAATTCGCCCTCGATGTGGTCTACAACCCGCAAACCACCGAGTGGCAACTCTCGTATGACGGCCGCAAGAAAGAGCCCGTAACGCTACCGGTAAAGTTCCCTTTGTTGTTGGCACAAGGCGTGGAAGGTATAGCCGTAGGGTTATCCACCAAGATCCTGCCCCACAACTTCAACGAGCTCATCAAAGCATCGATCGACGTCCTCAAAGGCAAGAACCCGAAGGTCTACCCCGACTTCCCAACAGGCGGCACGGGCGATTTCACAGACTACAACCAAGGGCTTCGCGGCGGCAAGATCAAGGTCCGCGCCAAGATCGAGATTGTTGATAAAAAGACGCTGATAATCAAAGAGATACCATTCTCCACGACAACCACTTCTTTAATGGAGTCGATCGTGAAGGCGAGCGAGAAGGGACAGATCAAAGTGAAGCAGGTGATCGACAACACGGCCAAGGACGTGGAGATCCAGATCCTGTTGCAACCCGGGCAGTCGCCCGAGATCGCCATGGATGCCTTGTATGCCTTCACCGATTGTGAGATCAGCATCTCGCCCAATGCCTGTGTCATCATCGAAGACAAGCCCACCTTCCTCACCGTGGGCGACATCCTCAAATACAACACCCGTCAAACGGTTGAGTTACTGAAAAGGGAACTCGAGATCCGGAAAGGCGAGTTGATGGAGAAGATCCTCTTCTCTTCGCTGGAAAAGATCTTTATCGAAAACCGGATCTACCGCAACATCGAAGAGGCCGAAAGCTGGGAGGAAGTGATCGAGACGATCGACAAAGGCCTGAAGCCCCACAAAAAGAAATTCTATCGCGAGATCACCCGCGACGACATCATCCGCCTCACGGAGATCCGCATCAAACGCATCTCAAAATTCGACTCGTTCAAAGCCGACGAGATGCTGCGCGACCTGCAGAAGGAGTTGAAGGAAACCGAGCATAACCTGAAGAACCTCACGGACTATGCCATCGCCTACTATCAAAACCTGCTGACCAAATACGGCAAGGGACGCGAACGCAAGACCGAGATCAAGAGCTTCCAGTCGGTGACCGCCGTGGAGGTGATTGCCAACAACCAGAAATTGTATGTGAACCGTGCCGATGGCTTCGTAGGCTACGGTCTGAAACGCGACGAGTACATCGCCGATTGCTCCGAGCTCGACGACGTCGTTGCCATCCGCAAAGACGGCAAATTGCTGGTGTCACGCATCCAGGAAAAAGCGTTCATGGGCAAAGACATCCTGTTCGTGGGCATTTGGAAAAAGGGCGACGAGCGCATGGTCTACAACGTGATCTATTCCGATGGAAAGAGCGGCAGCGGCTTTGTGAAACGTTTCAACTTGCCGGGTATGATCCGCGACAAGGAGTATGACCTCACTCAAGGCAATCCGAACTCCAAGCTTTATTATGTGTCGGGCAATCCCAATGGAGAGGCCGAACAAGTGGAGGTGAAGTTGTCGCAGTCCAGCAGCGCCCGGAAGAAGATCTTCAAATTTGATTTTGCAGAGTTGGAAGTGAAAGGCCGTGGCGCACGGGGCAACATCCTCACCAAGTACCCGCTGCGGAAAGTAGACTTCCTCAAGGCCGGCGGCTCCACACTGAGCAAGCTCGACCTCTGGTACGACGCCGATGCCGGTCGCATCAACAAGGAAAAGCGCGGCAAGTACCTCGGTAAATTCGAAGGCGACGACCAACTCATCGCTTTTGGCCGCAATGGCACCTACAAGATCACCAACTACGACATCACCAATCGTTACGAACCCGAGAAGACACTGCTCGTAGAACGCTTCAATCCCGAGAAACCCATCTCGGCCGTCTATGTCGATGGCGAAAGCAAGCAATTCATGGTGAAGCGTTTCCTCATCGAAACCAGCACCGCCGACAAGGAATTCGGTTTCATCTCCGAAGGCATCGGTTCGCGCCTGGTAGTCGTGACCACATCCGAAACACCCGAGGTGGAAGTGACGGAAGTGAAAGGCAAAGACAAAGAGAAAGTGACCGACACGGTGAACCTCGAGGAGATCGTGGAAATAAAAGGCTGGAAAGCGCTGGGCAACCGCCTCAGTCAAAACAAGGTAACGAACGTGACGTTGGTGGCCGAACCGGAAGAAACAGGGTTTGAAGAAGGGGATGAGGATAACAACCTCGTGGAGGCAGCGGATAGCGGCCAAAAAAAAAAGAAGTCCCTGACCACAACCAGTGGATCGAAGAAGGGGAGCAAGCCAGCCTCTTCGCCGAGCCCGAAAAGCCAAAGCACCAAGTCCCCGCAAACCAGCAAGGCGAAAGCCAGCGGCCAAAAGTCAAAGTCGAGCAGCAAGACCTCTTCGGCCAAGCCCAAGGCGGCCAAGAAAGCGCCGGCGAAGAAGGCTCCCGCCAAAAAGGCTCAGGCCAAGAAGGTGACAGCCAAAAAAGCGCCGGCGAAGAAGAAAGCGGCCAAGCCGGCGAAAGCAGCGAAGAAAAAACGCTGAGGGAAAGAGCTGAACGGGAAGGAAGAGACGGCGGCCATGAAGGTGGCAAGGCTTTTGGTGTAGGTGAAACGATTGATCTTGATTTATAACGAAGCATTCCGGTATTCACCGGAGTGTTTCGTTTCACTTTATAAAAGTTATCTACCTTTGCCCGCATGAAGACTCTCATTATTTCCTTAGGCTTGTCTATGGTGGTCACCCTCGTCATGGCACAAGAGCCCGAGATCCTCGCCGAAGGCAAGGTCACCGACTCGCGGACCAACAAAGGCATCAAAGCCAACGTCAAATACAGCAGCATCCCGACCGGAAGCATCTTCGGCCGCTTTAACGACAGCACGTTCTCGTTCCCGATCTTTGGCACCGCCAAATACCAGATCACCGCAGAAGCCACCGGCTACAACCCCCGCACCGTTATCGTCGACCCCAAAGACATCGACGCCAACCGCAAAGTGCTCCGCGACATCTCGCTCACCCCCACGGGCCAAACCATGCGCTTGACCCACCTGATCTTTGCGCAAGGCAAATCCACCATCGACCCGAAGTCGTTTGGCGAGTTGGATGAGGTTGCTCAAATGATGAAGGAGAACACCAAGATCGTGATCCAGCTCGAAGGCCACACCGACAACCAAGGGAGCAGCAAAGCCAATCTCGCGCTGTCGGAAGAACGCGTGGAAGCGGTGAAAAAATATCTGGTAAACAAGGGCATCGGGAAAGACCGCGTAAAGACGAAAGCCTTTGGCGGCAGCCAACCGCTTTCAAACGAGATGACCCAGGAAGCCCGCGCGCTCAACCGGAGAGTGGAGATGCGAATTCTGAAAGATTAATAATCTGGCTACTTTTTTTCTTAGAACACGCCTTCCGAAAGGCGCGGGGATGTTCGTGCGAATGCGCTAGAGCGTAAGCATTTTCAAACACACCGGCGAAGGCACTTTCAACGGCTTTCCCACTACCGTGAGCTTACCGGTTTTCGGATTGATCCGATAGGTAACGATCGTATCCGAATCCATGTTCGCCACGAAAATGAATTCCCCTTTCGGATCCATCATAAAATTCCGGGGCGTCTTTCCGCCAACATCCTGCGTGCCGATGAATGTCAATTTACCGGTCGTAGGTGAAATGCTGAAGATGCTGAGCGCGTTGAGTCCGCGATTGGACATGTACAAGAACTTGCCTTTCGGATCGACGTGGATATCGGCGCTGGTGTTTTGCTCTTTGAACGTCACGGGGAGCGAACGAACCGTGTCTTCCACCACCGTCCAGGCGCCAGTTGTTTTGTCTACCGCATACACACCGACCGTCGATGTCAACTCTTCCACCACGTAAGCAAATTTACCGTTCGGGTGCCAGGTCATGTGGCGCGGGCCGGCTCCAGGCGTGACGTTAACCTCCGGGGTACTGGCCGGTTGCAGGGTGCCGTTCGTTTCATCGAAGTTATAGATGTAGATCTTGTCCGTACCCAAATCGGCCACATAAAGAAATTTGTTGTCGGGCGAGATCATCGTGGAGTGCACGTGCGGGCCGTCCTGGCGCTTCACGTTCACGCTGGTGCCCACGTAGCGTTTGGCATCCGAGGGCGTGCCCAGCAGGCCGTCGTCGAACAACGGGAGCACGATCAGGTTGCCCTGGCTATAGTTGGAGATGAAAACAAATTGGCCGTTTTTGTCCACCGTGATGTGGCAGGGTCCATCGCCATAAGAGGACCGGTTGTTGAGACCGCTAAGTCTCCCGGTCTTGGGATCGATACCATAGGCACTCACCGAACCCTTTTCGCTATCGTTCACATCCGCCTTGCCGCTATTGACAGAATACAGGAATTTATGATTGGGATGGATGGCCAGGAAGTTAGGGCTCTCCAAACCGGGTACCGTCTGCAACGGTTTGAACGTGCGTTTGGCGCGGTCGAATGTGAAGGCATAGATGCCCTGGCTGCCCCGAACCGAGTAGGTGCCCACGTACATGATCTCTTTACTTTGCTGAGTTTTTTGCTGAGTGCTCTTTTGTTGCGTGCTCCTTTGCTGAGCGCTGGCCGTAAAAAAAAGCAAGAGCGATAGCAGTGCGGGTATCAGTCTTTTCATCACATTGGGGAGAAGTGTTTCAAAACTAAACTAACTTTTCACAACCGCCAAGCAGAAGCGCACACACGGCGTTTTGTATAGAGGAAAGATACAGAGAATCGCGACGTTAGCTCGCGACCTTTTTTTGAACGGCAACCCTGATCTTCTTGGTGTAGGCCAACGAAGCATACAAGTCGCCACTGGGGCGCCGGCGCCGGTGCATGGTAACGGGGTCGCATTCATACAACCCGAAGCGCATCGAAGGGCCGAGGTGCCATTCGAAATTGTCCCACGTGCTCCAGAAATAATAGCCTTTGATGTCGATGCCGTCTTGCAACGCTTCGTGGATGATGAGCGCGTAATCCTGGATCGCCTGCAAACGCAGGAAATCGCTTTCGTCGCAGACGCCGTTCTCGGTGATGATGATGGGCTTTTTGTATTTATTCCAATACCGGTCGATGCAGGTGCGGAGTCCTTCGGGGTGATATTCCCAGATGTCGTCGTGGCGGCGGCCGAGGGCTTTCATCTTTTCGGGCGTCTCCAGGAAGGTGATGGGCAATGGGTCGTGGGGGATCCGCCCGTAATAGCTCATGCCAAAAAAATCCGCTTTCTCGAAATGGCTGGGTACGTATTCCATAAACCACCAGTCCGAAAGCCGCGCGGGAAACCAACCCAACAGGTTTTCAGCCGAAAAGATCGTGGCGTTGTGCGAGATGCCCACAGGATGTGCGGGGAAT carries:
- a CDS encoding lactonase family protein; translated protein: MKRLIPALLSLLLFFTASAQQRSTQQKSTQQKTQQSKEIMYVGTYSVRGSQGIYAFTFDRAKRTFKPLQTVPGLESPNFLAIHPNHKFLYSVNSGKADVNDSEKGSVSAYGIDPKTGRLSGLNNRSSYGDGPCHITVDKNGQFVFISNYSQGNLIVLPLFDDGLLGTPSDAKRYVGTSVNVKRQDGPHVHSTMISPDNKFLYVADLGTDKIYIYNFDETNGTLQPASTPEVNVTPGAGPRHMTWHPNGKFAYVVEELTSTVGVYAVDKTTGAWTVVEDTVRSLPVTFKEQNTSADIHVDPKGKFLYMSNRGLNALSIFSISPTTGKLTFIGTQDVGGKTPRNFMMDPKGEFIFVANMDSDTIVTYRINPKTGKLTVVGKPLKVPSPVCLKMLTL
- a CDS encoding DNA gyrase/topoisomerase IV subunit A → MSKKEKPKAAPYRPPVPPQDGEGGGEVHSVAIDGLYESWFLDYASYVILERAVPKIEDGFKPVQRRIMHSLKEMDDGRFNKVANVIGNTMQYHPHGDAAIGEAIVNIGQKDILIETQGNWGDVRTGDGAAAPRYIEARLSKFALDVVYNPQTTEWQLSYDGRKKEPVTLPVKFPLLLAQGVEGIAVGLSTKILPHNFNELIKASIDVLKGKNPKVYPDFPTGGTGDFTDYNQGLRGGKIKVRAKIEIVDKKTLIIKEIPFSTTTTSLMESIVKASEKGQIKVKQVIDNTAKDVEIQILLQPGQSPEIAMDALYAFTDCEISISPNACVIIEDKPTFLTVGDILKYNTRQTVELLKRELEIRKGELMEKILFSSLEKIFIENRIYRNIEEAESWEEVIETIDKGLKPHKKKFYREITRDDIIRLTEIRIKRISKFDSFKADEMLRDLQKELKETEHNLKNLTDYAIAYYQNLLTKYGKGRERKTEIKSFQSVTAVEVIANNQKLYVNRADGFVGYGLKRDEYIADCSELDDVVAIRKDGKLLVSRIQEKAFMGKDILFVGIWKKGDERMVYNVIYSDGKSGSGFVKRFNLPGMIRDKEYDLTQGNPNSKLYYVSGNPNGEAEQVEVKLSQSSSARKKIFKFDFAELEVKGRGARGNILTKYPLRKVDFLKAGGSTLSKLDLWYDADAGRINKEKRGKYLGKFEGDDQLIAFGRNGTYKITNYDITNRYEPEKTLLVERFNPEKPISAVYVDGESKQFMVKRFLIETSTADKEFGFISEGIGSRLVVVTTSETPEVEVTEVKGKDKEKVTDTVNLEEIVEIKGWKALGNRLSQNKVTNVTLVAEPEETGFEEGDEDNNLVEAADSGQKKKKSLTTTSGSKKGSKPASSPSPKSQSTKSPQTSKAKASGQKSKSSSKTSSAKPKAAKKAPAKKAPAKKAQAKKVTAKKAPAKKKAAKPAKAAKKKR
- a CDS encoding OmpA family protein codes for the protein MKTLIISLGLSMVVTLVMAQEPEILAEGKVTDSRTNKGIKANVKYSSIPTGSIFGRFNDSTFSFPIFGTAKYQITAEATGYNPRTVIVDPKDIDANRKVLRDISLTPTGQTMRLTHLIFAQGKSTIDPKSFGELDEVAQMMKENTKIVIQLEGHTDNQGSSKANLALSEERVEAVKKYLVNKGIGKDRVKTKAFGGSQPLSNEMTQEARALNRRVEMRILKD
- a CDS encoding family 1 glycosylhydrolase; amino-acid sequence: MKIQFPDAFFFGTSTAAPQIETAFEHDWQGVKARHGFVFDRTTDHEKRFKEDAGIIASLAPNYRMSLQWSKLQREPYGTFHRETAQEYHAFIQDLKAKGVDIMMVLHHFTNPLWFSRLGGWEKEENIPYWVDFARKVVDEFGEYVSYWNTFNEPNVYASYGWITAFFPPFKINPLLAGKVVKNMGLAHDQVYDYIKEKFPAHPVGISHNATIFSAENLLGWFPARLSDWWFMEYVPSHFEKADFFGMSYYGRIPHDPLPITFLETPEKMKALGRRHDDIWEYHPEGLRTCIDRYWNKYKKPIIITENGVCDESDFLRLQAIQDYALIIHEALQDGIDIKGYYFWSTWDNFEWHLGPSMRFGLYECDPVTMHRRRRPSGDLYASLAYTKKIRVAVQKKVAS